From Polynucleobacter sp. MWH-Braz-FAM2G, a single genomic window includes:
- the rng gene encoding ribonuclease G yields MNEEILINITPQETRVALIQQGAVQELQIERTRQRGIVGNIYLAKVVRVLPGMQSAFIEIGLERTAFMHVADITQNNPQAQIEKLLFEGQTLLVQVLKDPLGTKGARLTTQLSIAGRNLVYLPPAGSDTATEKYIGVSQRIDQPEEREAIKARLAGLMAEDEKGGIIVRTSAQDASDTELQHDMLYLRTTWENIHEAMKHNAAPSLLYQDLSLAERVLRDVAGEETSQIRVDSNENFEKLKAFTTAYMPNLLDKLTLHRGERALFDLFDVDAEINKALGRRVDLKSGGYLMIDQTESMTTIDVNTGSYVGARNLDDTVFKTNLEAAQAIARQLRLRNLGGIIIIDFIDMISKDHQESVLHELKRNLERDHARTSVSDFSALGLVEMTRKRTRESLAHITCEPCATCLGKGEVKTAQTVCYEILREIVREHRQFNPREFRIVAAPDVIDLFLEEENQFLAQLGDFIGKPITLQAEGTFRQEQYDIVLS; encoded by the coding sequence ATGAATGAAGAAATACTAATCAATATCACTCCTCAGGAAACCCGAGTTGCATTAATACAGCAAGGGGCTGTACAAGAGTTACAAATTGAACGCACACGACAACGAGGCATTGTTGGCAATATTTACTTAGCTAAAGTCGTTCGTGTATTGCCCGGCATGCAGTCCGCATTTATCGAAATTGGTCTCGAGCGAACCGCGTTTATGCACGTTGCCGACATTACTCAAAATAATCCTCAAGCTCAAATTGAAAAATTATTATTTGAGGGTCAAACTCTTTTAGTGCAGGTCTTAAAAGATCCACTTGGAACTAAAGGTGCTCGGCTCACCACCCAACTCAGCATAGCTGGGCGCAATTTGGTTTATTTACCTCCTGCAGGTAGCGATACAGCTACTGAAAAATATATTGGCGTTTCTCAGCGCATTGATCAACCAGAAGAGCGAGAAGCCATTAAGGCCCGCTTGGCAGGTCTCATGGCGGAAGATGAAAAAGGCGGCATTATTGTTCGCACCAGCGCTCAAGATGCCTCTGATACAGAACTACAGCACGATATGCTTTATCTTCGCACCACTTGGGAAAATATTCATGAGGCCATGAAGCATAATGCGGCACCTTCCCTACTCTATCAAGACCTAAGCCTTGCAGAACGGGTGCTACGCGATGTTGCTGGCGAAGAAACCAGTCAAATTCGGGTGGACTCGAATGAAAATTTCGAGAAACTCAAAGCGTTCACCACTGCTTACATGCCCAACTTACTGGATAAGCTCACTTTGCATCGAGGCGAGCGCGCACTGTTTGACTTATTTGACGTGGATGCCGAAATTAATAAAGCGCTTGGTCGACGCGTTGATCTGAAATCTGGTGGCTACCTCATGATCGACCAAACAGAGTCAATGACAACAATTGATGTCAACACCGGCAGCTATGTGGGCGCTCGCAATCTAGATGACACCGTCTTCAAAACCAATCTTGAGGCGGCTCAGGCAATTGCTAGACAACTGCGATTACGCAATCTCGGTGGGATCATCATTATTGATTTTATTGACATGATTAGCAAAGACCACCAAGAGTCAGTGCTACATGAACTTAAACGCAATCTTGAACGAGATCACGCACGCACTTCTGTTAGTGACTTTTCTGCATTAGGCTTAGTGGAGATGACTCGCAAACGCACTCGTGAGTCACTGGCCCACATTACTTGCGAGCCGTGCGCTACCTGCTTAGGTAAGGGTGAGGTCAAAACTGCGCAAACGGTTTGCTATGAAATTCTGCGAGAGATTGTACGAGAGCATCGCCAATTTAATCCTCGTGAATTTAGAATCGTTGCAGCACCCGATGTAATTGACTTATTCCTTGAAGAAGAAAATCAATTTTTGGCGCAACTTGGGGATTTTATTGGTAAACCAATCACCCTCCAAGCAGAGGGCACCTTCCGCCAAGAACAATACGATATCGTTCTAAGTTAA
- the msbA gene encoding lipid A export permease/ATP-binding protein MsbA, whose protein sequence is MNAQDRTSLNRLIAYLKPHIGLIIGSLLAMALVAGAETSIPALMKPLLDRGFTGQLNSKLWQVPVFLVGLALVRSLAQFLSNYLLTRVINAVLLKLREQMFRTLLHASTTFFQKNSASNLINAVVFEVNNVLSVMGGMLISLVRDSLTVVGLIGYLIYLNWQLTLVVLIIFPVIAFIMSKINRRLRSLNREQQTLTSELAYIVEEAAAGYKIVKVHGAEDYEMNRFKQKAERLRQFALKSAVAGGLNQPITQLIASMALSVVLVIALLQSATEGTTVGGFAAFITAMMLVISPLKHLADINQPLQRGLTAAEMIFALMDQPFEEDEDRRVNMTPMQKTKGGIRFENVGFSYQQEGDRKDALSNINLTIAPGEVVAFVGPSGGGKSTLVNLLPRFFKPTSGHIYLDDIPLEDIVLSDVRRQIAFVSQDVILFDDSIAANVAYGANTKDGIDRGRVMEALEAANLSALIKELPEGIDSQIGDNGNRLSGGQRQRLAIARAIYKDAPILILDEATSALDSESERQVQDALDKLMANRTTLVIAHRLSTIEHADRIVVLEHGKIVENGSHEDLIKQDGLYANLHRIQFSNA, encoded by the coding sequence ATGAATGCTCAAGACCGAACCTCCCTAAATCGCTTAATTGCCTATCTTAAGCCCCATATTGGCCTGATTATCGGATCACTTCTAGCCATGGCATTGGTGGCTGGTGCCGAAACCTCAATTCCCGCCCTGATGAAGCCTTTATTGGACCGGGGATTCACGGGGCAACTCAATAGCAAGCTTTGGCAGGTGCCTGTCTTTTTGGTGGGCTTGGCTTTGGTACGAAGTTTGGCGCAGTTTTTATCGAATTACTTGTTAACAAGAGTGATTAATGCGGTGTTACTCAAATTGCGCGAGCAAATGTTTCGAACGCTGTTGCATGCGAGCACAACTTTTTTTCAAAAGAATTCCGCATCCAACCTGATTAATGCTGTGGTGTTTGAGGTCAATAATGTCCTCTCAGTAATGGGTGGGATGTTAATAAGTTTGGTAAGAGATTCGCTGACGGTAGTGGGGTTGATTGGTTATTTGATTTACCTCAATTGGCAATTAACTCTAGTGGTTCTGATTATTTTTCCAGTGATTGCATTCATCATGAGCAAAATTAATCGCCGCTTGCGATCTCTTAATAGAGAGCAGCAAACTCTCACTAGCGAACTTGCTTATATTGTTGAAGAAGCGGCTGCTGGTTACAAAATTGTCAAGGTACATGGTGCAGAAGATTATGAGATGAACCGCTTTAAGCAAAAGGCGGAACGTTTGCGTCAGTTTGCCTTGAAATCAGCGGTGGCTGGTGGATTGAACCAGCCAATTACTCAGTTAATCGCTTCTATGGCCTTATCGGTGGTTCTAGTAATTGCTTTGTTGCAATCCGCTACAGAAGGAACAACTGTCGGTGGGTTTGCAGCCTTTATTACTGCAATGATGTTAGTGATTTCTCCTTTAAAGCATTTGGCGGATATTAATCAGCCACTTCAACGCGGCCTTACGGCAGCAGAAATGATTTTTGCCTTAATGGACCAGCCCTTTGAGGAAGATGAAGATCGCAGGGTCAATATGACTCCTATGCAAAAAACAAAAGGTGGGATTCGATTTGAAAATGTTGGATTTTCATATCAACAAGAGGGCGACCGAAAAGACGCCTTAAGTAACATTAATCTCACTATCGCACCCGGCGAAGTGGTGGCTTTTGTTGGACCATCGGGTGGTGGTAAGTCCACATTAGTCAATTTATTGCCTAGATTCTTTAAACCTACCAGTGGTCATATTTACTTGGATGACATTCCTTTAGAGGATATTGTGTTGTCAGATGTGCGTCGTCAAATTGCGTTTGTGAGCCAAGACGTCATCTTGTTTGATGACTCCATTGCAGCCAATGTGGCCTATGGTGCCAATACTAAGGATGGTATTGATCGTGGTCGTGTAATGGAGGCTTTAGAGGCCGCTAATTTGAGTGCACTTATTAAAGAATTGCCGGAAGGCATTGACTCGCAAATTGGCGACAACGGTAATCGATTGTCTGGCGGACAGCGTCAACGTCTAGCTATTGCACGCGCCATTTATAAAGATGCCCCAATATTGATTCTTGATGAGGCAACCTCCGCTTTAGATTCTGAATCTGAGCGTCAGGTGCAAGATGCTTTAGATAAATTAATGGCCAATAGAACCACTCTAGTGATCGCACATCGTTTATCTACGATTGAGCACGCTGACAGAATTGTGGTTTTAGAGCATGGAAAAATTGTTGAAAATGGTTCCCACGAAGATCTTATTAAGCAAGATGGCTTGTATGCAAACTTGCATCGCATACAGTTCTCAAATGCCTAA
- a CDS encoding glycosyltransferase family 2 protein → MPTLSVILITRNEEANLDDCLASLEGIAQQIVVVDTNSSDRTLEIAKSHGATISQPPDWPGFGPQKNRALDLATSDWVLSLDADERLTPALRSEILTAIHHNAHIDCFAIPRLSWYCGRFIRHSGWSPDYVDRLFKRGSARFSDDLVHERLLPTGEVAKLENPLLHYSFMNYSQVLQKLDRYSSASAEQAFARGKSSSPLKAVLHGVWAFFRTYILRAGFLDGGQGFALAISNGQGTYYRYIKLWHLNQEARK, encoded by the coding sequence ATGCCCACCTTATCAGTCATACTCATCACCCGCAACGAAGAGGCCAATTTGGACGATTGTCTGGCCTCCTTAGAGGGCATCGCCCAACAAATAGTAGTAGTCGATACAAATAGCTCTGACCGCACCCTGGAGATTGCCAAAAGCCATGGGGCCACCATTTCCCAACCCCCAGATTGGCCTGGTTTTGGGCCCCAAAAGAACCGCGCCCTAGATCTTGCCACCAGCGACTGGGTTCTATCCTTGGACGCAGATGAGCGCCTGACCCCTGCCCTGCGGTCAGAAATCTTGACTGCAATTCACCATAACGCCCATATCGACTGTTTTGCGATACCTAGACTATCTTGGTACTGCGGACGTTTCATTCGTCATTCCGGCTGGAGTCCCGACTATGTCGATCGACTTTTTAAACGAGGATCCGCTCGTTTTTCAGATGATTTAGTCCACGAAAGACTTCTGCCGACTGGTGAGGTTGCCAAACTAGAGAACCCCCTACTGCATTACAGTTTTATGAACTACTCTCAGGTTCTTCAAAAGCTCGATCGTTATTCCAGCGCCTCAGCTGAACAAGCTTTCGCCAGAGGTAAATCTAGTAGTCCACTAAAAGCTGTCCTTCATGGAGTTTGGGCGTTTTTTAGAACCTACATTTTGCGCGCAGGATTTTTAGATGGGGGGCAAGGGTTTGCCTTGGCTATATCGAATGGCCAAGGAACGTATTACCGCTACATTAAGCTATGGCATCTGAATCAGGAAGCCAGAAAATGA